One Brassica napus cultivar Da-Ae chromosome A5, Da-Ae, whole genome shotgun sequence DNA window includes the following coding sequences:
- the LOC106454486 gene encoding MATH domain and coiled-coil domain-containing protein At2g42480-like, whose product MWDQNPSFRFEVDNFSDKEAAIASHVFVAGRCEWYLAVHPQGHNDHLSLFLYVANRESLRTGWKRSAKYYFRLLNESNKQLYKSPVYGGKKSLVFGASHPEWGASKTLPLSTFQKQGFLENDKLIIEVYIQVVEAFDGEGGDINSFQVFAAHVASVKKTFAEHVAKTEYKNTLSNACSKLSELAEVGVKLEWLKSKFDEVSFKRKNADGAAADDESLVQQLEERIKNLELMGSGFNKDCLNLKSKWKKSHAADECRFQKLEESVKNLELMELGLKLESLKSTLEEVSLDKKKSHDADEFRAQLLEGRLKKIELMKTGSKLEILKSKLEEIALERRESYDADESRVQQLEERINNIELMDIEFKLDCVNIKLDTSDESLVQQLDERVKDMSRKVGFKLDCLNTTIEERSLERKKSDDARFQQFEESVKNIELMVSCLKVELDKKKDKSTAEGFLLVD is encoded by the exons ATGTGGGATCAAAACCCTAGTTTCAGGTTTGAGGTAGATAACTTCTCGGACAAGGAAGCTGCCATAGCGTCTCATGTATTCGTGGCTGGCAGATGCGAATG GTATCTTGCAGTTCATCCCCAGGGACATAATGATCACTTGTCTTTGTTCCTCTACGTTGCAAATCGTGAATCCTTGCGAACTGGATGGAAAAGAAGTGCTAAATATTACTTCCGTTTGCTGAATGAGTCCAACAAACAGCTTTATAAATCACCAG TATACGGTGGAAAGAAAAGTTTGGTTTTTGGCGCTAGCCATCCAGAATGGGGTGCCAGTAAGACCTTGCCTCTAAGCACGTTTCAGAAACAAGGGTTTTTGGAGAATGATAAACTCATCATTGAAGTCTACATTCAAGTTGTTGAAGCTTTTGATGGAGAAGGCGGAGATATCAATAGTTTTCAAGTTTTTGCTGCTCAT GTTGCTTCAGTGAAAAAGACATTCGCAGAGCACGTGGCGAAGACAGAATACAAGAATACTCTAAGCAACGCTTGCAGCAAGTTGAGTGAGCTCGCGGAAGTAGGAGTCAAGCTAGAGTGGTTGAAGTCAAAGTTTGATGAAGTTTCCTTCAAGAGGAAGAACGCAGACGGTGCTGCTGCTGATGATGAGTCTCTGGTCCAACAACTCGAGGAACGCATCAAGAATCTTGAACTAATGGGATCAGGCTTCAACAAGGACTGTTTGAACTTAAAGTCCAAGTGGAAGAAATCACATGCTGCTGATGAGTGTCGTTTCCAAAAACTTGAAGAAAGCGTCAAGAATCTTGAGCTGATGGAACTAGGGCTAAAACTGGAGAGTTTGAAGTCGACGCTTGAGGAGGTGTCCTTGGATAAGAAAAAATCACATGATGCTGATGAGTTTCGGGCCCAACTGCTCGAGGGGCGTCTCAAGAAGATTGAGCTAATGAAAACAGGCTCTAAACTTGAGATATTGAAGTCGAAGCTTGAGGAGATTGCCTTGGAGAGGAGGGAATCATATGATGCTGATGAGTCTAGGGTCCAACAACTCGAGGAACGCATCAATAATATTGAGCTGATGGATATAGAATTCAAGCTGGACTGTGTGAATATAAAGCTTGATACTTCTGACGAGTCTCTAGTCCAACAACTCGATGAACGTGTCAAGGACATGTCAAGGAAAGTGGGATTCAAGCTGGATTGTCTGAATACAACGATTGAGGAAAGGTCCTTAGAGAGGAAGAAATCTGATGACGCTCGGTTCCAACAATTTGAGGAAAGTGTCAAGAACATTGAGCTGATGGTGTCGTGTCTCAAAGTCGAACTCGACAAGAAGAAGGACAAATCTACTGCTGAAGGATTTTTGTTGGTCGACTAG
- the LOC106454485 gene encoding MATH domain and coiled-coil domain-containing protein At2g42480-like, translating to MWDQKPSFTLEIGNFSNKEAVIASNVFEAGGCEWYVSVHPKGVSGRFNGHLCLFLNVANRKSLRTGWRRSVKFCFLVLNESSKELYRSPGNGVTSFPRCKLIGYPTNSFEMASSLFCAWNPTWGIRKILPLSMFQEKGFLEKDVLIIEVYIKVVEAFDGEEGDFDGEGGDITGFQVFADYVASVKKIFEEQVLKTDYKNALSKACSKLSELVEVGFKLDWLKSKFDELSFKRKNADGVDDESLVQQLEERIKNLELMVSGFEKDCLKSKLEESIKNPEMMELGFKLDSLTSKLEEVSLEKKKSYDADESLVQQQEERIKNLELMVSGFKKDCLKSKLEEEISLEKKKSLAADGYRFQELEESVKNLELMESGFKKDFLKSILEEISLELKKSYDADESRVQKLEESVKNLELMELGLKLDSVKSKLEELSLEKKKAYDASESRVQKLEESVKKLELMELGLNLDSFKSKLEEISLEKKIAYDADESRTQILEGRIKTIELMETGYKLDSLKSKLEDIALERKKSCDASESRAQQLEERIKNIELLDLRLFINCLSSKLGNTDDEFQQLEERVKDLEVMKVGSKLDCLNTKIEENVKNTELMVSCIKVELDKKKDKSTADGFLLVN from the exons ATGTGGGATCAAAAACCTAGTTTCACGCTTGAGATAGGTAACTTTTcgaacaaggaagctgtcatagcGTCGAATGTATTCGAGGCTGGCGGATGCGAATG GTATGTTTCAGTTCATCCAAAGGGAGTTTCTGGTCGTTTTAATGGTCACTTGTGTTTGTTCCTCAACGTTGCAAATCGTAAATCCTTGCGAACTGGATGGCGAAGAAGTGTTAAATTTTGTTTCCTTGTGCTGAATGAGTCCAGCAAAGAGCTCTATAGATCACCAGGTAATGGAGTTACATCTTTCCCT AGATGCAAACTGATTGGATATCCCACAAACTCAT tTGAAATGGCAAGCAGCTTGTTTTGCGCTTGGAATCCAACATGGGGTATCCGAAAGATCTTGCCTCTAAGCATGTTTCAAGAAAAAGGGTTTTTGGAGAAGGACGTACTCATCATTGAAGTCTACATCAAAGTTGTTGAAGCTTTTGATGGAGAAGAAGGAGATTTTGATGGAGAAGGCGGAGATATCACTGGTTTTCAAGTTTTTGCTGATTAT GTTGCTTCGGTGAAAAAGATATTCGAAGAGCAGGTCTTGAAGACAGATTACAAGAATGCTCTAAGCAAAGCTTGCAGCAAGTTGAGTGAGCTGGTGGAAGTAGGATTCAAGCTGGACTGGTTGAAGTCAAAGTTTGATGAACTTTCCTTCAAGAGGAAGAACGCAGACGGTGTTGATGATGAGTCTTTGGTCCAACAACTAGAGGAACGTATCAAGAATCTTGAACTAATGGTATCAGGCTTCGAGAAAGACTGTTTGAAGTCAAAGCTCGAGGAGAGCATCAAGAATCCTGAGATGATGGAACTAGGGTTTAAACTGGACAGTTTGACCTCGAAGCTTGAAGAGGTTtccttggagaagaagaaatcatATGATGCTGATGAGTCTTTGGTTCAACAACAAGAGGAACGCATCAAGAATCTTGAACTAATGGTATCAGGCTTCAAGAAGGACTGTTTAAAGTCAAAGCTTGAGGAGGAGATCtccttggagaagaagaaatcacTTGCTGCTGATGGGTATCGTTTCCAAGAACTTGAAGAAAGCGTCAAGAATCTTGAACTGATGGAATCAGGCTTCAAGAAGGACTTTTTGAAGTCGATCCTTGAGGAGATCTCCTTGGAGCTGAAGAAGTCATATGATGCTGATGAGTCTCGTGTCCAAAAACTTGAAGAAAGCGTCAAGAATCTTGAGTTGATGGAATTAGGGCTTAAACTGGACAGTGTCAAGTCAAAGCTTGAGGAGCTTtccttggagaagaagaaagcctATGATGCTTCTGAGTCTCGTGTCCAAAAACTTGAAGAAAGCGTCAAGAAGCTTGAGCTGATGGAATTAGGGCTTAACCTGGACAGTTTCAAGTCCAAGCTTGAGGAAATTTCCTTGGAGAAGAAGATAGCATATGATGCTGATGAGTCTCGAACCCAAATACTCGAGGGACGCATCAAGACCATTGAGCTAATGGAAACAGGCTATAAACTGGACAGTTTGAAGTCGAAGCTTGAGGATATTGCCTTGGAGAGGAAGAAATCATGTGATGCTAGTGAGTCTCGAGCCCAACAACTCGAGGAACGCATCAAGAATATTGAGCTACTGGATTTACGACTCTTTATCAACTGTTTGAGTTCAAAGCTTGGTAATACTGATGATGAGTTCCAACAACTCGAGGAGCGCGTCAAGGATCTTGAGGTGATGAAAGTGGGATCTAAGCTGGATTGTTTGAACACAAAGATTGAGGAAAACGTCAAGAATACTGAGCTGATGGTGTCGTGTATCAAAGTTGAACTAGACAAGAAGAAGGACAAATCTACTGCTGACGGATTTTTGTTGGTCAACTAG
- the LOC106453318 gene encoding MATH domain and coiled-coil domain-containing protein At2g42465-like, whose translation MDIISVLESVQYEVVESKVLDAEDSSWGFLKAFRRSQLKEKWFMGKDSCFSEEDIRSLAEHPDIALGFKPKSQVVKTAYMNVLLGLINTLNKPSESHLEAELVISHSELSELEEVGFKIDWLKSKLENNFLERKKDDADGSRVQQLEERVKNLEDVSLEKKKADEAYGFRVQQFEESVKKLEMMVSVLKAKLDQEKAKSDSDDFLLL comes from the exons ATGGATATCATCTCCGTCCTCGAATCAGTGCAGTACGAGG TTGTGGAAAGCAAAGTGTTGGACGCTGAGGATTCATCATGGGGCTTCCTAAAGGCATTTCGTCGTAGCCAGCTTAAGGAGAAATGGTTTATGGGAAAAGACA GTTGCTTTAGTGAAGAAGATATTCGCAGTCTCGCAGAGCATCCAGACATTGCATTAGGTTTCAAACCAAAGAGCCAAGTGGTGAAGACAGCATACATGAATGTCCTTCTTGGCCTCATCAATACACTAAATAAGCCTTCAGAGAGTCACTTAGAGGCTGAGCTAGTCATCTCTCACAGCGAATTGAGTGAGCTGGAAGAAGTGGGTTTCAAGATTGACTGGTTGAAGTCAAAGCTTGAGAACAATTTCTTGGAGAGGAAGAAGGATGATGCTGATGGTTCGAGGGTCCAACAACTTGAGGAACGTGTGAAGAATCTTGAGGATGTTtccttggagaagaagaaagcagaTGAGGCTTATGGGTTTAGAGTCCAACAATTCGAGGAAAGCGTCAAGAAGCTAGAAATGATGGTGTCTGTTCTCAAAGCGAAACTGGACCAGGAGAAGGCCAAATCTGATTCTGATGATTTTTTGTTGCTCTAA
- the LOC125609235 gene encoding uncharacterized protein LOC125609235 has translation MKLKQTNVMFMVLALISALVFLQSEAVDRCPTGNINLVPGCFDALRLASDKDYSRLSRACCRAVYSLDSDTCFFLFYPSPAYSIKIFKNICLNVKYVPAGSRF, from the coding sequence atgaaactaaagCAAACCAACGTGATGTTTATGGTGTTAGCCCTGATCTCGGCATTGGTTTTCCTACAATCAGAAGCTGTTGATCGTTGTCCGACAGGAAATATAAATCTCGTACCAGGATGTTTCGATGCGTTGAGATTAGCCTCGGACAAAGATTACAGCAGGCTATCAAGAGCTTGTTGCAGAGCAGTCTATTCACTAGACTCTGATACTTGCTTCTTTCTTTTCTATCCTAGCCCAGCTTACTCTATtaagattttcaaaaacatttgtcTTAATGTTAAGTATGTACCTGCTGGTTCACGTTTCTAA